The Urbifossiella limnaea genome has a window encoding:
- a CDS encoding S9 family peptidase: protein MRRFSTVMAFWLAVAGAAPAADDRTGRGKVLADAEARLKTIYENRDFAPATFPGRWLADSSGYLMLEPAKPGAEPEVVRYDVKTGKRSGLIGADQLVVPGSKQRLFVQRCFQTPVEHKFCLETRAGIWLFDSKSAKLHKLPAEVPAGLSSDSFSPRVDRVLVRRGRNLAVVDAATGRVTPLTTDDDRGQLDNYTPSWSPDGRRVAYVQSDSTKVRTRPVLRPTDPTYPEVAHVPFARVGTPIPTLRVGVVEREGGATRWVNLPAEPGTCYINDVSWAGNSTELLIELLSRSRDNRKFLLANVETGEVATAYEETDPAWVDASYSANAGLEWVRDGKEFVLLSEREGWRQAYVISRDGKQRTRLTKDTSDVIARGPVDEPGGWFYYLASPKNATQRYLYRIRLDGTGDPERVTPADQPGTHSYDFSPDRKWAVHTYSTFDKPPVIDLVRLSDHHSERVLEANEGVRTRAGPLITRPTEFLKLDIGNGVVMDAWMIKPRDFDEKKKYPVFVFVYGEPHGQTVLDDWAGGQNHSMFHRMIADLGYLVVSMDGRGTPAPKGAAWRRAVFGSLGPLSTEEQAAGVRELGRTRSYVDLSRVGIWGWSGGGSNTLNAMFRKPDVYHVGIAVAPKPRPELYNAWFQEIFMRTPDVNPDGYRRAAAINFADGLRGDLLIVHGTGETNTHLQITESLVDRLVELGKRFDYMAYPNRDHGLREGKGTAVHLRMLITRYLIDHLPAGPR from the coding sequence ATGAGGCGGTTCTCCACGGTGATGGCTTTCTGGCTTGCGGTCGCCGGCGCGGCCCCCGCGGCCGACGACCGAACCGGCCGCGGCAAGGTGTTGGCCGATGCCGAGGCGCGGCTGAAAACCATCTACGAGAACCGGGACTTCGCACCAGCCACGTTCCCGGGCAGGTGGCTCGCGGACAGTTCCGGCTACCTGATGCTGGAACCCGCCAAGCCGGGTGCGGAGCCGGAAGTCGTCAGGTACGACGTCAAGACCGGGAAGCGATCCGGACTTATCGGCGCGGATCAACTCGTCGTGCCCGGCTCGAAGCAGCGGCTGTTCGTTCAGCGGTGCTTCCAGACGCCCGTCGAACACAAGTTCTGTCTGGAAACGCGAGCCGGCATCTGGCTGTTCGACTCGAAATCGGCCAAGCTCCACAAGCTACCCGCCGAGGTGCCGGCCGGCCTGTCCTCGGACTCGTTTTCTCCTCGGGTCGATCGCGTTCTCGTCCGGCGTGGCCGGAATCTCGCCGTGGTCGACGCCGCGACGGGGCGCGTCACGCCGTTGACCACGGACGACGACCGGGGCCAGCTGGACAATTACACCCCGAGTTGGAGCCCCGACGGCCGTCGGGTCGCGTACGTCCAGTCGGACTCCACGAAGGTTCGCACCCGACCGGTGCTCCGGCCCACGGACCCGACGTATCCCGAAGTGGCACACGTCCCCTTCGCTCGCGTCGGTACCCCGATCCCGACCCTTCGCGTGGGTGTCGTCGAACGCGAGGGCGGGGCCACACGCTGGGTGAACCTCCCTGCCGAGCCGGGTACGTGTTACATCAACGACGTCAGTTGGGCCGGCAACTCGACGGAACTCCTGATCGAGCTACTCAGCCGATCCCGCGACAACCGCAAGTTCCTGCTCGCCAACGTCGAGACCGGAGAGGTCGCGACGGCGTACGAGGAAACCGATCCCGCGTGGGTCGACGCGAGCTATTCCGCCAACGCGGGGCTCGAGTGGGTTCGCGACGGCAAGGAGTTTGTCCTGCTCAGCGAGCGAGAGGGCTGGCGGCAGGCCTACGTGATTTCCCGAGACGGCAAACAACGGACGCGTCTGACGAAAGACACGTCCGACGTCATCGCCCGCGGGCCGGTCGATGAACCCGGCGGCTGGTTCTACTACCTCGCCTCGCCGAAGAACGCGACCCAGCGCTACCTGTACCGGATCCGCCTCGACGGGACGGGCGATCCCGAGCGGGTGACACCGGCGGACCAGCCCGGAACCCACAGCTACGACTTCTCGCCGGATCGGAAGTGGGCGGTCCACACCTATTCCACCTTCGACAAGCCACCGGTCATCGACCTGGTCCGACTCTCCGACCATCACTCGGAACGGGTCCTGGAGGCGAACGAAGGGGTTCGGACACGCGCCGGCCCGCTGATCACCCGGCCGACGGAGTTCTTGAAGCTCGACATCGGGAACGGCGTGGTGATGGACGCGTGGATGATCAAGCCGCGCGACTTCGACGAGAAAAAGAAGTACCCGGTCTTCGTCTTCGTGTACGGCGAGCCGCACGGCCAGACGGTCCTCGACGACTGGGCCGGCGGCCAGAATCACTCGATGTTCCACCGCATGATCGCGGACCTCGGCTACCTCGTCGTGTCGATGGACGGCCGCGGCACGCCGGCACCCAAGGGGGCCGCCTGGCGGCGAGCCGTGTTCGGAAGCCTCGGCCCGCTTTCGACCGAGGAACAGGCGGCGGGGGTGCGGGAGCTGGGCCGCACGCGGTCGTACGTCGACCTGTCGCGGGTGGGCATCTGGGGCTGGAGCGGCGGCGGCTCGAACACCTTGAACGCGATGTTCCGCAAGCCGGACGTGTACCACGTCGGCATCGCGGTGGCACCGAAGCCGCGCCCGGAATTGTACAACGCCTGGTTTCAGGAAATCTTCATGCGGACCCCCGACGTGAACCCGGACGGGTACCGCAGGGCCGCGGCCATCAACTTCGCGGACGGCCTGCGTGGGGACCTGTTGATCGTTCACGGGACCGGCGAAACCAACACCCACCTTCAAATCACCGAGAGCCTCGTGGATCGACTCGTCGAACTCGGCAAGCGATTCGACTACATGGCCTATCCCAACCGCGACCACGGCTTGCGCGAGGGTAAGGGCACCGCGGTCCACCTCCGGATGCTGATCACGCGATACCTGATCGACCATCTGCCCGCGGGCCCGCGGTGA
- a CDS encoding IS66 family transposase — translation MLRLVLNVRLMRSGPTSHLQFREGRPRHPDPQIVRAARPPEPIPKSGIGSGLLAHVVSSKFIDHLPLHRQEAILARHGWDVRRSTLCDHLRRYGRLLQALNNLTHWRLLRSFAIHADDTPLVLLRPRRTAYAWAYLGDAANPYTLFDLTAGRRQELPQAFLAGYTGFAYPNRSGWDSRVHQHSSWNPTTQSGVETAWAISRSRSLFLGVVGVPSGEKLTLVTTFSSDTDRSSRCFPVRTSQTFALRPPAAGRQAT, via the coding sequence ATGCTGCGCTTGGTCCTGAACGTCAGGCTCATGCGCTCCGGTCCGACATCCCACCTTCAATTTCGAGAGGGGCGACCTCGGCACCCCGACCCGCAGATCGTTCGGGCGGCCCGACCGCCGGAGCCGATCCCGAAGAGCGGCATCGGCAGCGGATTGCTGGCCCACGTCGTCTCGTCGAAGTTCATCGACCACCTGCCGCTGCACCGCCAGGAGGCGATCCTGGCCCGCCACGGGTGGGACGTCAGACGCTCCACCCTCTGCGACCACCTCCGGAGGTACGGGCGGCTCCTGCAGGCGCTCAACAACCTGACGCACTGGCGGCTGTTGCGGTCGTTCGCGATCCACGCCGACGACACCCCGCTGGTGCTGCTGCGGCCCCGCCGCACCGCCTACGCCTGGGCGTACCTGGGCGACGCCGCGAACCCGTACACCCTCTTCGACCTGACCGCCGGCCGCCGCCAGGAGTTACCGCAGGCGTTCCTCGCCGGGTACACGGGGTTCGCCTACCCAAACAGGTCGGGTTGGGACAGCCGGGTCCACCAGCACTCGTCATGGAACCCGACCACCCAGTCGGGGGTGGAAACGGCATGGGCGATCAGCCGGTCGCGGAGCTTGTTTCTTGGCGTAGTCGGGGTCCCGTCAGGCGAGAAGCTCACACTCGTGACAACTTTCTCTTCAGACACCGACAGGTCGAGCAGGTGCTTCCCGGTGCGAACGTCCCAGACCTTCGCTCTACGACCCCCGGCGGCGGGCCGCCAGGCCACCTAA
- a CDS encoding YebC/PmpR family DNA-binding transcriptional regulator gives MGRIFEKRKYSIFKTAAQNSKLYSKYSKQLYMAAKNGVPDPSANPVLRNIVERAKKENVPSHVIDKAIQKAAGAGGENYQPARYEGVGPGGSLVIVDCLTDNNTRTISDVRNCFTKTGAKMSANGSVAMLFDHLAVISFSGDSEEKVLEAVFAADVAVDEVESKDGTITVFAPPAEFYKAKTALREAFPGLEFDVQEITFLPKEAKVLGGEERAMFEKLLGMLNECDDVQEVYHNVTLP, from the coding sequence ATGGGACGAATCTTCGAGAAGCGCAAGTATTCCATCTTCAAGACCGCGGCGCAGAACTCAAAGCTCTACTCCAAATACAGCAAACAACTGTACATGGCGGCCAAGAACGGCGTGCCCGACCCGAGCGCCAATCCGGTCCTGCGCAACATCGTCGAACGAGCCAAGAAGGAAAATGTCCCGAGCCACGTGATTGACAAGGCGATTCAGAAAGCCGCGGGTGCGGGCGGCGAGAACTACCAACCGGCGAGGTACGAGGGAGTCGGCCCCGGCGGCTCGCTCGTCATCGTCGACTGCCTGACGGACAACAACACACGCACGATTTCCGATGTCCGCAACTGCTTCACCAAGACCGGGGCCAAGATGTCGGCCAACGGGTCGGTGGCGATGCTGTTCGATCACCTGGCGGTGATTTCGTTCAGCGGGGATAGCGAGGAGAAGGTGCTGGAGGCCGTGTTCGCGGCCGACGTCGCCGTGGATGAGGTCGAAAGCAAGGACGGCACGATCACCGTCTTCGCGCCCCCTGCTGAGTTCTACAAAGCTAAGACGGCGTTGCGCGAGGCATTCCCCGGCCTCGAATTCGATGTTCAGGAGATCACGTTCCTTCCGAAGGAGGCAAAAGTCCTCGGCGGGGAGGAACGGGCCATGTTCGAGAAACTGCTTGGGATGCTGAACGAGTGTGATGACGTGCAGGAAGTCTACCACAACGTCACCCTTCCGTGA
- a CDS encoding sulfatase, producing MPRLLLSLAATALLSGPATAADPPARKPNVVLIFADDLGWRDVAYQGSDFYETPHIDALARRGMAFPHAYAGAGNCAPSRACLLSGQYTPRHGVYAVGGTNRGPANLMRLVPVPNRSGLPAAQVTLADALRAAGYATAIFGKWHLGGKDGAPPGQQGFDVVHETPAGGQKGGNDDPKGVFALTDRAGAFIERNKDRPFFCYLAHHGIHTPLQARPATLAKFRAKRPGAQHANPLYAACLFDLDESVGRLLARLRELGLERDTLVVFTSDNGGTQQSSQEPLRGNKGCYYEGGIRVPFVAAWPGTIAPATCDVPVHNVDLFPTFLAAVGATTTAALDGESLLPLFRGARGVTRPAIFWHFPGYLDDPVTRGRDAVFRTRPVSAVRKGDRKLLLYHEEWVLDGGRARLATNNAVELYDLRADPGERTNLAITNPAARDELLGDLLRWLDATRAPLPSRPNPAVPAPAARSAPTARYVVDVGAGDFG from the coding sequence ATGCCCCGTCTGCTCCTGAGCCTCGCCGCAACCGCGCTCCTATCCGGCCCCGCCACCGCGGCCGACCCGCCCGCCCGCAAGCCGAACGTCGTCCTGATCTTCGCCGACGACCTCGGCTGGCGGGACGTCGCCTACCAGGGGAGCGACTTCTACGAGACCCCGCACATCGACGCCCTGGCCCGCCGCGGGATGGCCTTCCCGCACGCCTACGCCGGGGCCGGGAATTGCGCCCCGAGCCGGGCCTGCCTGCTGTCCGGCCAGTACACCCCGCGGCACGGCGTCTACGCCGTCGGCGGCACGAACCGCGGGCCGGCGAACCTGATGCGGCTGGTCCCGGTCCCCAACCGGAGCGGGCTCCCGGCGGCGCAAGTCACCCTCGCCGATGCCCTCCGGGCGGCCGGGTACGCGACCGCCATCTTCGGCAAGTGGCACCTCGGCGGGAAGGACGGGGCGCCGCCCGGACAGCAGGGGTTCGACGTGGTCCACGAGACGCCGGCCGGCGGGCAGAAGGGCGGCAACGACGACCCGAAGGGGGTGTTCGCGCTCACCGACCGGGCGGGCGCGTTCATCGAGCGAAACAAGGACCGGCCGTTCTTCTGCTACCTCGCCCACCACGGCATACACACCCCGCTCCAGGCCCGGCCGGCGACGCTGGCGAAGTTCCGGGCGAAGCGGCCGGGGGCGCAGCACGCGAACCCGCTGTACGCCGCCTGCCTGTTCGACCTCGACGAGTCCGTCGGCCGGCTGCTGGCCCGGCTGCGGGAGCTGGGGCTGGAGCGGGACACGCTCGTCGTGTTCACGTCGGACAACGGCGGCACCCAGCAGTCGTCACAGGAGCCGCTGCGGGGGAACAAGGGCTGCTACTACGAGGGCGGCATCCGGGTGCCGTTCGTCGCCGCGTGGCCCGGCACAATCGCCCCCGCAACCTGCGACGTGCCGGTCCACAACGTGGACCTGTTCCCGACGTTCCTGGCCGCAGTGGGCGCCACGACCACGGCGGCGCTCGACGGCGAGAGCCTGCTGCCGCTGTTCCGCGGGGCGCGGGGGGTGACGCGGCCGGCGATCTTCTGGCACTTCCCCGGGTACCTCGACGACCCGGTGACCCGCGGCCGCGACGCGGTGTTCCGCACCCGGCCGGTGAGTGCGGTCCGCAAGGGCGACCGGAAGCTGCTGCTGTACCACGAGGAGTGGGTCCTCGACGGCGGCCGCGCACGCCTCGCCACGAACAACGCCGTCGAGTTGTACGACCTGCGGGCCGACCCCGGCGAGCGGACGAACCTGGCGATCACCAACCCGGCCGCCCGGGACGAGTTGCTCGGCGACCTGCTCCGCTGGCTCGACGCCACCCGCGCGCCACTCCCCTCACGGCCTAACCCGGCCGTCCCGGCGCCCGCCGCGCGGTCCGCCCCGACCGCCCGATACGTCGTGGACGTCGGCGCTGGCGACTTCGGGTGA
- a CDS encoding sulfatase family protein, with translation MRRLVAAALLAASAGPAAAQPAATRPPNVVYILADDVGYGDLGSYGSTRIPTPNLDRLAKEGLRFTDAHAPAAVCTPTRYALLTGQYAWRHAPGSRILSGVAPLSIPTDRVTVASFLRAAGYATAVVGKWHLGLGAGETDYNRPITPGPREVGFDYSFIVPATGDRTPCVYIEDGRVVNSDPADPIRVSYAAKVGAEPTGRENPDLLTNQRPSHGHDMTIVNGISRIGWMTGGQAARWKDEDMADDITKRAVSFIDRSKDRPFFLYFPTHDAHVPRCPHPRFRGKSGHGLRGDAIVELDWCVGQLLAALDRHGLAGNTLVVFTSDNGGVMDDGYVDGTGDDASGHRCNGRLRGFKGGLYEGGHRVPFLARWPGTVPAGRTSDELVCHVDTLATVAALLGRPLPAGAGPDSVSVLPALRSDRPARACRESLVHQSGGGLLAVRKGPWKLIPNDGKKKGGPELYNLVDDIAEATNLAARHPERVAELAALLAATRGAK, from the coding sequence ATGCGCCGACTCGTCGCCGCCGCTCTCCTCGCCGCCTCGGCCGGCCCAGCGGCCGCGCAGCCCGCAGCGACCCGGCCGCCGAACGTCGTCTACATCCTCGCCGACGACGTGGGGTACGGCGACCTCGGCAGCTACGGCTCGACTCGCATCCCGACCCCGAACCTCGACCGGCTGGCGAAGGAAGGCCTGCGGTTCACCGACGCCCACGCCCCGGCCGCCGTCTGCACCCCGACCCGGTACGCCCTGCTCACCGGCCAGTACGCCTGGCGGCACGCCCCCGGCTCGCGCATCCTCAGCGGGGTCGCACCGCTGTCGATCCCGACCGACCGCGTGACCGTGGCGTCGTTCCTCCGCGCGGCCGGGTACGCCACCGCGGTCGTGGGGAAGTGGCACCTCGGGCTCGGGGCCGGCGAGACGGACTACAACCGCCCCATCACCCCCGGCCCCCGCGAGGTCGGGTTCGACTACTCGTTCATCGTCCCGGCCACCGGCGACCGCACCCCGTGCGTGTACATCGAGGACGGCCGCGTCGTGAACTCCGACCCGGCCGACCCGATCCGCGTCAGCTACGCCGCGAAGGTCGGCGCCGAGCCCACCGGCCGCGAGAACCCGGACCTGCTGACCAACCAGCGGCCGAGCCACGGGCACGACATGACCATCGTCAACGGCATCAGCCGGATCGGCTGGATGACCGGCGGGCAGGCGGCCCGGTGGAAGGACGAGGACATGGCCGACGACATCACCAAGCGGGCCGTGTCCTTCATCGACCGGAGCAAGGACCGGCCATTCTTCCTCTACTTCCCGACCCACGACGCCCACGTGCCGCGCTGCCCGCACCCGCGGTTCCGGGGCAAGAGCGGCCACGGCCTCCGCGGGGACGCCATCGTCGAGCTCGACTGGTGTGTCGGCCAGCTGCTCGCCGCGCTCGACCGGCACGGGCTGGCCGGGAACACGCTCGTGGTCTTCACCAGCGACAACGGCGGGGTGATGGACGACGGGTACGTGGACGGCACCGGGGACGACGCCAGCGGCCACCGCTGCAACGGCCGGCTTCGGGGGTTCAAGGGCGGGCTGTACGAGGGCGGCCACCGCGTTCCGTTCCTGGCCCGGTGGCCCGGCACGGTCCCGGCCGGGCGGACGTCGGACGAGTTGGTCTGCCACGTGGACACCCTCGCCACCGTGGCCGCGCTCCTCGGCCGCCCGCTGCCGGCGGGGGCCGGGCCGGACAGCGTGAGCGTCCTCCCCGCGTTGCGCTCCGACCGACCGGCCCGGGCGTGCCGCGAGTCGCTGGTCCACCAGTCCGGTGGCGGGCTGCTGGCCGTCCGCAAGGGGCCGTGGAAGCTGATCCCGAACGACGGCAAGAAGAAGGGCGGCCCGGAGCTGTACAACCTGGTGGACGACATCGCCGAGGCGACGAACCTGGCCGCCCGCCACCCGGAGCGGGTGGCCGAGCTGGCGGCCCTGTTGGCGGCGACCCGGGGAGCGAAGTAG
- a CDS encoding alpha/beta hydrolase-fold protein: MKPLLHGWVCSALALAVSPGWAQAQEHPDRVVQPGVPQGKVTAGKFAESKVYPGATRDFSVYVPAQYKPDEPAALMVFMDGSGYANPKGGFRVPVVFDNLIHKKAMPPTIAVFVNPGTVPATMPGAADRSNRSFEYDSLGDRYATFLADEFLPVALKGLNVTKAPARRAVCGISSGAICAFTVAWEKPEQFGLVMSHIGSFTNIRGGWAYPGLVRKTKTNPKAIKVYLQDGKDDLNNLHGNWPLANQDLATALQFAGYKYKLEMTDGGHSGKWGGELLPDALRWLWDDQAESTKLPHVETKPEWKPHPDAVAKDGVPKGTVVPMPAFESKVFPNTTRDWSVYVPAQYKADTPAALMVFQDGEGMRSEKGRWRVPTVFDNLIAKGEMPPTIAVFINPGHEKDKARVQGKHSNRGFEYDSLGDRYSRFLTEEIIPEVRKRYAISDDPDMHAIGGSSSGAICAFTAAWERPDVFRKVYSSVGSFTNLRGGNVYPSLVRKTEPKPIRVYMADTSGDVDNAFGSWPWANQQMASALKYMGYDVRFDWAEGYAHNAEFGGSKFPDAMRWLWRKDKPTPVLDTRGDLGGDLTLLNLLVRDKSWEVAAKGLGFADALCADKAGNVYFCDMKAPSVVRIGTDGTRREICKESVSGLKFSPDESVLYGCQGAKKRVVAISPGSGEVRVVAEGVTPNDLAVTKDGFILITETAAKQVTRIDPKTGVVKVVDTGITRPNGIALSNDGGTLAVSDYGGTHTWTFRVNTGGTLDARMPTMPMRLSIDPKGEFKFNEPPPYGQTSLGDGMAVDKAGRFYVTSAVGVQIFDPTGRPCGVLPKVDNDQPLTSCVLAGPNHSVLYIAHGTTIYRRTLTVLKPK, from the coding sequence ATGAAGCCTCTCCTGCACGGCTGGGTCTGTTCCGCCCTCGCGCTGGCGGTCTCACCGGGCTGGGCCCAGGCCCAGGAGCACCCCGACCGGGTCGTTCAACCTGGCGTGCCGCAGGGGAAGGTCACCGCGGGGAAGTTCGCCGAGAGCAAGGTCTACCCGGGGGCGACGCGCGACTTCAGCGTCTACGTGCCGGCCCAGTACAAGCCCGACGAGCCGGCCGCGCTCATGGTCTTCATGGACGGCAGCGGGTACGCGAACCCCAAGGGCGGGTTCCGCGTGCCGGTCGTGTTCGACAACCTCATCCACAAGAAGGCGATGCCCCCCACGATCGCCGTGTTCGTCAACCCCGGGACTGTGCCGGCCACGATGCCGGGGGCGGCGGACCGCAGCAACCGGTCGTTCGAGTACGACTCGCTCGGCGACCGCTACGCCACCTTCCTCGCCGACGAGTTCCTGCCGGTGGCGCTTAAAGGGCTGAACGTTACCAAGGCCCCCGCGAGGCGGGCCGTGTGCGGCATCTCGTCGGGCGCCATCTGCGCGTTCACGGTCGCGTGGGAGAAGCCGGAGCAGTTCGGGCTGGTGATGAGCCACATCGGCAGCTTCACCAACATCCGCGGGGGCTGGGCGTACCCGGGCCTCGTGCGAAAGACCAAGACCAACCCGAAGGCCATCAAGGTGTACCTGCAGGACGGCAAGGACGACCTCAACAACCTGCACGGCAACTGGCCGCTCGCCAACCAGGACCTCGCGACGGCCCTGCAGTTCGCCGGGTACAAGTACAAGCTGGAGATGACCGACGGCGGCCACAGCGGCAAGTGGGGCGGCGAGTTGCTGCCGGACGCGCTCCGGTGGCTCTGGGACGACCAGGCCGAGAGCACCAAGCTCCCGCACGTCGAGACGAAGCCGGAATGGAAGCCGCACCCAGACGCGGTGGCGAAGGACGGCGTGCCGAAGGGGACGGTCGTCCCGATGCCGGCGTTCGAGTCGAAGGTCTTTCCGAACACGACCCGCGACTGGTCGGTCTACGTGCCGGCCCAGTACAAGGCCGACACGCCCGCCGCGCTGATGGTGTTCCAGGACGGCGAGGGTATGAGGAGCGAAAAGGGCCGCTGGCGGGTGCCGACCGTCTTCGACAACCTGATCGCGAAGGGGGAGATGCCGCCGACGATCGCCGTGTTCATCAACCCCGGGCACGAGAAGGACAAGGCGCGGGTGCAGGGGAAGCACTCCAACCGCGGCTTCGAGTACGACAGCCTCGGCGACCGCTATTCCCGGTTCCTGACCGAAGAGATCATCCCCGAGGTCCGGAAGCGGTACGCGATCTCGGACGACCCCGACATGCACGCGATCGGCGGCTCCAGCTCCGGCGCGATCTGCGCGTTCACCGCCGCCTGGGAGCGCCCCGACGTCTTCCGCAAGGTCTATTCGAGCGTGGGCAGTTTCACGAACCTGCGAGGCGGGAACGTCTACCCGTCACTGGTCCGCAAGACGGAGCCGAAGCCGATCCGCGTCTACATGGCCGACACCAGCGGGGACGTCGACAACGCCTTCGGCAGCTGGCCGTGGGCGAACCAGCAGATGGCGTCCGCGTTGAAGTACATGGGCTACGACGTCCGCTTCGACTGGGCAGAGGGCTACGCCCACAACGCCGAGTTCGGCGGCTCGAAGTTCCCCGACGCCATGAGGTGGCTCTGGCGCAAGGACAAGCCCACCCCGGTGCTCGACACCCGGGGCGACCTCGGCGGCGACCTGACGCTCCTCAACCTGTTGGTCCGCGACAAGTCGTGGGAGGTCGCCGCGAAGGGCCTCGGCTTCGCGGACGCGCTGTGCGCCGACAAGGCCGGCAACGTGTACTTCTGTGACATGAAGGCCCCCTCGGTCGTTCGCATCGGCACGGACGGCACACGCCGGGAGATCTGCAAGGAGTCCGTGAGCGGCCTGAAGTTCAGCCCGGACGAATCCGTCCTGTACGGCTGCCAGGGAGCCAAGAAACGCGTCGTCGCGATCAGCCCCGGCAGCGGCGAGGTGAGAGTCGTCGCGGAGGGCGTGACGCCCAACGACCTCGCGGTCACGAAAGACGGGTTCATCCTGATCACGGAGACCGCGGCGAAGCAGGTGACGCGGATCGACCCGAAAACCGGTGTAGTCAAGGTCGTGGACACGGGCATCACCAGGCCGAACGGCATCGCGCTGTCGAACGACGGCGGCACGCTGGCCGTGTCGGATTACGGCGGGACGCACACCTGGACGTTCCGGGTGAACACGGGCGGCACCCTCGACGCCAGGATGCCGACGATGCCGATGCGCCTGTCGATCGACCCCAAGGGCGAGTTCAAGTTCAACGAGCCGCCGCCTTACGGCCAGACCTCGCTGGGGGACGGCATGGCCGTCGACAAGGCCGGGCGGTTCTACGTCACGAGTGCGGTGGGGGTGCAAATCTTCGACCCGACCGGCCGCCCCTGCGGCGTGCTGCCGAAAGTGGACAACGACCAGCCGTTGACCTCATGCGTTCTCGCTGGCCCGAATCACAGCGTGCTCTACATCGCACACGGGACGACGATTTACCGCCGGACGTTGACGGTGCTGAAGCCGAAATAG